The DNA region aaaaaaaagagagactataCTATTCACTGTCTTAATAAGATGACCTTATAAGTTAAGTATAGAATACACCAAAGATAAGTGGTGACGTTTCCATTATTTCAGGCAAGGGAACTGGCCCAGAGCATTCTCTCCGTGTTCTGCCAAGAGGTACCAGTTTGTAATTTTTATGCTTGTTGTTATTTTAATGGAATAGGAGAGTTCATGGAAAACTATGCGACCCAAGTCCCAAACAAGGACGTAACTTAAACACAGACTAAGCAAAGAGAACAtaaatttgttgaatttttttacCTAACTGAGCAGCTCACCCTCACAGAAATACCTCTGCACTATAGACTGGAATTTGGGTTACTGAGTACTTTCATGGACCACAAGAAAATGATGCCCTAACTCTTAAACACTAAAACTCCACTTGCAACTGCCCAGAGTTCAAGTTCCCGTAGCCCTGATGCCCAAGGGTAGAAAGCTCGTTTCCTTCTGGCAACCCCAGGACTGTGATAGTCATCAGCAGCCCACAGCCCAGTTTGTACCACCTTTAAGTACAACCACAGGAGGCTTGAGAAAGCATACTTGGAGCCCAAACAATGTCACAGAAAAGATTCAACACTTCCCACAAGCAAGCCAACTAATACTGCACAGACCCTGGCCtggttgttttgctttgttttgtttttctgtaccaATCTTTAATATTGTGGATGCTTTTACAGAAAAGTGTGTTCACTTTTACCTTCTTAATTAATTCCCCATTGCTTAGGGTGACAGCAACCACACTGCGGCATCAAATAATTTAGGTACCAAAGaagacacatttctttttttcattttgttttgattgaGACTTTGCCTTATACAGGGTACAACTCTAAAAACTTATatgaaaataagattaaaaaatcaaTCTAAAAGCTCTTATCAATATGGGAAAGAGAGGAGGtgacaggaagagagaagaaaagaaagacagagggaggaaggaagggaggagaaagaaagaaagaaagaaagaaagaaagaaagaaagaaagaaagaaagaaagaaagaaagaaagaaagaaagaaagaaagaaaggaagaaaggaagaaaggaagaaaggaagaaggaaagaaggaaagaaggaaggaaggaaggaaggaaagaaagcaagaaagaaagaaagaaagaaagaaagaaagaaagaaagaaagaaagaaagaaaaagagagagaaagagagaaaaaagagagagagaaagaaaatatcctaGAATAGCATTTGGCACATAGTTGgtgcttaagaaatatttgttaaatgaatgaatgaatgagttaggaGTCACATAAAGAGAGAATGATTTGAAAAAACACATATTCATTTGAGAAGCACCTCCTGTCACTTTAGCTCTCTTCAACATGTTTTCTGTGCCATTCCTTAAGAAATAATACATAGTGGCATTACAAGTTATACAGAGTTATTTGATACTGTTTCCCTGGTGATGGACTCTCCATTTGGACTACAAGCCAACAATTAGAAAACCCCTTTACCCACTCTTTGAGTAAAGACAACTTCCTACATGCTGTTTTCTGGATAGATGTCTGGGATCAAATTCACCTTATTTGCTATGCATACTTGCACAGTGGCTCAATTTCTGCCTAAGGCTGTGAAAGTCTTCCACAAAGTGTATTTCCTTGCAAACTTGTAATTGGAGTTTACCAAAAACATCTTCCATGAAAAAGGACAGTAGTTGTTCTCGGAGTCTGCAGTTTTTCTATAAATAAGATAGAATAAATTGCATAAGGTAAACTATGAGTAACTTTCGTAAAATGACACTGAAGCATCCCCCGATTATTACTTCATGAccatctggaaaaaataaaatgcaaggaaataaaagcatccaACAAGTAGAAacgtgagaaagaaaaagaccctCTGGCTTACCATAAatagcttttttgttttcttttttaataactgtACTTTTTTTACGCGATCTTCCTacaataaaacaaagagaaataagattTATCCAGAATTTCAAACGTCCCTTTGGTCATCATTCTAAGCAGAGCCTAATACTTACTGGAATTGTTGCTTTGAGCCTTGCTGCCTTGACATAGAGCGTATCAACAGCTTGGGACAGTGTTCCCCTTGGGTAGCAACTTGCGGCGAAGGAAGATTGCTTGTGCTTGGCAATGGCAAGAGACAGAGTGACAAACAGCAACCCAGACCTCAAAATGCAATACATCCACATTTCCCTCCACCCCACTCTGGGCTCATGTCACTCACGGAAGCCAGACAGTTACTCGTGTTGGTTAGATGAGAGGATAACCTAGTTACTTTAGCCCTCAAGGTTGCCTCTCCAATGAGATGCTGTGAAAGATAACTTACAGTTTAGAGAGAGGAAGATCACTTCAGTTGTTCTATTTTCTTAGAGCTTGCTTCATAATCAAAAAACGCTGACCACATCATCTGTGATCTTAAGTAAAAGCACAAATTTACCAGTAAGGTTGGGGCCCTGTTTCCCAAAAGAATTCAGAACCTCCGCTGCACTTCACAAcagatttcagtattttaaaagtcatGTCATGCTAGTAAGAGAACTTGTTCTCCAGGAtgccatgtgattttttttttttaaatatgaaaaaaatctccttttctAACAAGTAGCCCAGGAAAATTTGACCAAAAGGTAGAACGAGCAGCCCTGGGAAACCTGCTCATGACCTCAAAGGGGTTTGACATTTAGCCTTTGCCAGATCCTTCACCTGCCCCCCTCTTCCCTCAGAAGCCATCGTTCTGCAGCCTGGCATCAAGACCCAAGTCCTCAAGAATTTTTCCAGCTCGGAAATTGCAACCCCCCCAACATATTCAAGACTTTTTTGAACCTGGACCCGGGATTAAGACCTACAATTTAATAGGTTCTCTATCATCTCTGTCCTAGCTGACCACCCACACTTTTTCTTTAACTCTAGACTTCCAGGAGAGTGCCAACTCCTTACCTTTTCATCTTTGAATCCTCAATGCCTACCACGATGCCTCATGTAAAGAAGAAGCATATTCAGCACTAGATGAATTGTACTTCCCTTCCCACATCATGAGATGCTACTATAActgctttgtttcttcatttattccattaataaatttttatcaaGGATCTGTCTACAAAGAACAGTGCTTGGTACCAGGGGACTACGTACGAAAGCAGGACTCCCATCCTCAACTCTGTCCCAATTCTTCCCATGGTGATAAATATGGTTCCTTTCGTGTAGCATCCCCAGGATAAGACGTGGACACAGCTCAGGATCATATACTGACAAGCAGAGCTAAGTCACCAAAGCGCTGAATGAATGGAGCCAACATCATCCCAGGCAAGTTAACACGAGGACTCTGGTTGTGAGTAAGTGATTCATCAAAACTAGGCAGCGTCAATAAAGCATCAGAACCCAAGACTGATTTCTAAATCAAGGCAACCAGGGCTGGCAAAGGAGCAAAGAGAAAGTATAAAGTAAAAGGTCCAAACACATGGAAGTATTTTTGGCTGTTTCAGATAATAAGCGGATCTCTTTGACAAGCCCAAGCATCATTTCCACAGGAGCACCTCCGCTGATAAAGGACACTCCCTCTGAAATAAGACAGGAACCCCTCCTAAAGAGCTACGACAGAAGACAGCTGATCAAGACTGCAAAGTGAGGATCACTGAAGTTTTATAGAAATTCGGGAAAAGGAAGAATTATTTTTAGCTGGGATTAGCTTAAAGGGTGTTGGAACTGGGACATGAAATATcctaaggttttttgttttgttttgttttgagcagAGTAATACTTACTGTTCAGAGTTCTTTTAGACAAAAGAATGTGAACATCAGGAATCAAAAGTCCAAATGCCTTCAGTGGGCGTGGGATTAACATAAGCACCCTGAGTGGGTAGACATAGGACAATCGAGACTAAACTGCTTATATGGCCACCAAACCTAAAATCTGCCCAATTATACAGCCTATTAACACACTGTGTGGGTACAAAAAAGCACCACACAGAATACTTCCAGGAGCCATATACTGCTTTGAGCAACTAAAATTTGGGGCCCCTGATATGTACCAACAAAATGTAAGTGCAACTCAAATTGCTAATATTGATAAAGAAAGTCAGTGTGGGTGCTGACTGTTTTTTCACCTCTGATAGTTGCATTTCCATAAATGTCTTATATCCCTCAAATCCTCATAATCCAAGGAAGACCATACATATCCCAAGGATGTTTCTGCTTTAGTTTACACCCAACTCAAGAAAACCATGGTCTTTTCTTCAATGACTGAAAAGTATGTCGCCCCGTTGATCACAGTCATCCTACGCCTTAGTCAGCAGACCGGCCTCGTTAGGGTCCTTTAAACAGTCAAATCTCACCTCACAGGATGAATAGGGATTATCCTTTTGAATAGGATACTCAAAGCGCAGGCCCTGAAGACAATTCCAAAAGGGGGTTCCAAAAGTGTCCTGAATAACAGAACTATTGGAATAAGTACATAATGTCCTTCGGGCACCAATTTAAAAGAGAAGTTCCTGCTCATTTGGATCGATTTTTATTACACCACTTTCACAAGTTTCTTATACAGAACTGTATAAAAATTGCTGTTAATTACAAGGAGATTTGGTTTTGAAACTCAAATCCACTTCTCATTAGTTGTatggccttgggaaagttactaatcctctctaagcctcagtttttgtCATCATTAAACAGGACAATAATTATACCTACTGCAGAGGGTTGTCATGAGCAAAAAATACAGCAATATAAATAGAACACTTAGCACGATGGCAGCCATAGTAGCACTCTGCAAGTGGTAgctatttcattcttattttttaaacaataaatgtgtcttagtctgtttaggtactataacaaaataccagactgGGTAGCTTTCAAAtaacagaaattgatttctcacagttcttcaggctgggaagtccaagatca from Pseudorca crassidens isolate mPseCra1 chromosome 11, mPseCra1.hap1, whole genome shotgun sequence includes:
- the IL26 gene encoding interleukin-26; translation: MWMYCILRSGLLFVTLSLAIAKHKQSSFAASCYPRGTLSQAVDTLYVKAARLKATIPEDRVKKVQLLKKKTKKLFMKNCRLREQLLSFFMEDVFGKLQLQVCKEIHFVEDFHSLRQKLSHCISCASSAREMKSITRMKRKFYEIGKKGIYKAVSELAILLSWIKQFLESIK